A part of Paenibacillus sp. 481 genomic DNA contains:
- a CDS encoding deoxyribonuclease IV, translating into MLKIGSHVSFSDKGLLNAANEAVSYGSSSFMIYTGAPQNTRRKPIESHYIEEGKAMMAKHGIDEIVVHAPYIINLASYKPDTFELAVSFLQEEMRRTDYIGVKNIVLHPGAYTDKDAEFGINRIAEGLNEVLRNTKDTSVNIALETMAGKGTEIGRSFEELASIIEKVEHNERITVCLDTCHIHDAGYDIVNDLDGVLEQFDRLVGLDRIAVVHLNDSKNPVGAKKDRHTPVGSGWIGFDGIHRIVHHEGLQGRPFILETPWIGKDAKKQRPMYEAELALLRGNVEERFGTEFLADVERLAHFFKGEEIDSRQFVLDTWNVLKTDAKAKKADPREPLERLFDKVEEAKLFSSLTEEQINQRITAWLSGKALTK; encoded by the coding sequence ATGCTGAAAATCGGTTCACATGTTTCTTTTTCCGATAAAGGTTTGTTAAACGCAGCGAATGAGGCCGTATCGTATGGCTCTAGTTCGTTTATGATATATACGGGTGCCCCGCAAAATACGCGGCGCAAACCAATTGAATCGCACTACATTGAAGAAGGTAAAGCAATGATGGCAAAGCACGGCATCGATGAGATCGTTGTGCATGCGCCATACATTATTAACCTTGCGTCGTACAAGCCAGATACATTTGAGCTGGCTGTGAGCTTTTTACAGGAAGAAATGCGCCGTACGGATTATATTGGTGTTAAAAATATTGTTCTGCATCCAGGTGCATACACGGATAAGGATGCTGAGTTTGGAATTAACCGGATTGCAGAAGGGCTGAATGAGGTGCTTCGCAATACGAAGGACACATCGGTCAACATCGCCCTCGAGACGATGGCTGGCAAAGGGACAGAAATTGGACGCAGCTTCGAAGAGCTCGCTTCCATTATTGAAAAAGTAGAACATAACGAGCGCATAACGGTATGTCTCGATACGTGTCACATTCATGACGCAGGCTACGATATCGTCAACGACTTGGATGGTGTATTGGAACAATTCGATCGTCTTGTTGGTCTGGATCGGATTGCTGTTGTGCATTTGAACGACAGTAAAAATCCTGTCGGAGCAAAGAAAGACCGTCATACGCCAGTCGGCTCTGGTTGGATCGGTTTTGATGGTATCCATCGCATCGTACACCACGAGGGATTGCAAGGCCGTCCGTTTATTTTAGAGACGCCATGGATCGGTAAGGACGCTAAAAAGCAGCGTCCAATGTATGAAGCTGAGCTTGCTCTATTGCGCGGTAACGTGGAAGAGCGCTTTGGAACTGAATTTTTAGCGGACGTTGAACGTTTAGCTCACTTCTTCAAAGGAGAGGAAATCGACTCTCGTCAGTTCGTGCTTGATACTTGGAACGTGCTGAAGACGGATGCGAAAGCGAAAAAAGCAGACCCGCGTGAGCCGCTGGAACGCTTATTTGATAAAGTCGAGGAAGCGAAGCTGTTCTCAAGCTTAACGGAAGAGCAGATCAATCAACGCATCACTGCTTGGCTTTCTGGTAAAGCTCTAACGAAATAA
- a CDS encoding Flp1 family type IVb pilin produces MQSVTQMWKRLWSEEDGLGMVEIVVIIAVIVVLALVFRTQITEFLTSLISRAKGETDKIFN; encoded by the coding sequence ATGCAAAGTGTGACACAGATGTGGAAGCGGTTATGGAGCGAAGAGGATGGACTCGGAATGGTTGAAATCGTGGTCATTATTGCGGTTATCGTTGTACTGGCGCTTGTGTTCCGTACGCAAATTACAGAATTTCTGACTTCTCTCATTTCTAGGGCTAAAGGGGAGACAGATAAAATTTTCAATTAA
- a CDS encoding acyl-CoA cholesterol acyltransferase, with protein sequence MCMQREGEAIGRGRTKKWWGTDGSVSVLLIFILAVMFLFMSVLIDYARIAAIQWRTELIAQSGIRSVMSAYEPVLQERYGLFGYGETDPALITEYVTQDQTKLKSKDTFSWVNAQIESHTTTVTRPLGRHNEFERQIFEDMKYKAPVQIAFELGSKLKPMADVMKEAAQVTDMLAQLQKIVNRRNDALFEALRLQKLAQSEASGSDIKLKIAIDLVSTIPNDPLGKINTAADIAAQYDDYITKKRSDDSLAEDQKLHTNDTDAYEKDSRLAASQLRGLSSQVQRVHADRLNAALQQIEKAREANDEIVIVIRRIRQSNAHVNYDRVNNAATPTNAASTAQLEEILRRLNSSADDLVLPQEFMHTFKQELLNHKLAYAELDNNVGSFQSMVGHAVGGSNESGLSFKLKTAVVELWKQWNDYEQNYVRLPNVITTRERKLAKLLEEDNARRFHESNANKKLNQASDMLFLLANLDSRLAAHREGFTKVNKMAESIAVFNSSPLPDGQRGSERRSDPISESKLAMDQVTSLFGALADGLEGMRDRTYRNEYAFLYFTSYDPTKLQSMFQSGQPADDLIQSLSIHNQELEYILYGQNGPIGNICAAYSEIFLVRLAIRTMEGLVEYRSLVHPLVILAAAVAHGLEQAIQDMILLVTQNEVPLSEFIPAVTLSYSDHLRLFMMLHGKREAMMNRMLGLIQYNTGVDPTTRGTYGEVDLQMSAPVWFLPGLMKWLGHAGLWDGEFSDGRYRVSRKSVFSY encoded by the coding sequence ATGTGCATGCAGAGGGAGGGGGAGGCTATCGGTAGAGGTCGAACAAAAAAATGGTGGGGGACAGACGGTTCAGTGTCTGTCCTACTCATTTTCATATTAGCGGTTATGTTTTTGTTTATGTCCGTACTGATCGATTATGCGCGGATTGCGGCGATCCAATGGCGCACGGAACTGATTGCGCAATCAGGTATTCGCTCCGTTATGTCGGCTTATGAGCCAGTACTACAGGAGCGATACGGTTTATTTGGCTACGGGGAAACAGATCCTGCTCTTATTACGGAGTATGTGACGCAAGATCAAACGAAGCTGAAATCGAAGGATACGTTCTCGTGGGTAAATGCACAAATCGAGTCGCACACAACGACAGTTACTAGACCGCTAGGCCGTCATAATGAATTCGAGCGCCAAATTTTTGAGGATATGAAGTATAAAGCGCCTGTGCAAATTGCGTTCGAGCTTGGGAGCAAGCTCAAGCCAATGGCTGATGTCATGAAAGAAGCAGCGCAAGTAACGGATATGCTCGCGCAGTTGCAAAAGATCGTAAACCGTCGTAACGATGCCTTATTTGAGGCACTTCGTCTGCAAAAGCTCGCCCAAAGTGAAGCAAGTGGGTCGGATATCAAATTGAAAATTGCAATCGATCTTGTGTCCACGATTCCTAACGACCCGCTTGGAAAAATTAACACAGCGGCAGATATAGCCGCGCAATATGACGATTACATCACCAAAAAGCGATCGGATGATTCGCTTGCTGAAGATCAGAAGCTGCACACGAATGATACGGATGCTTACGAAAAAGATTCCAGATTGGCAGCGAGCCAGCTGCGCGGTCTGTCATCTCAAGTTCAGCGGGTACATGCAGATCGGTTAAATGCTGCGTTGCAGCAAATTGAGAAAGCGCGTGAAGCAAACGATGAAATAGTTATCGTCATCCGCCGCATTCGACAAAGTAATGCTCATGTTAACTACGATCGCGTCAACAATGCTGCAACGCCGACGAATGCGGCATCGACTGCACAGCTGGAAGAAATTTTGCGAAGATTAAACAGTTCCGCTGATGATTTGGTGTTGCCACAAGAGTTTATGCACACATTTAAGCAAGAGTTGCTCAACCATAAGCTGGCCTATGCCGAGTTGGACAATAATGTAGGCTCTTTTCAATCGATGGTTGGTCACGCTGTTGGCGGTTCGAATGAATCAGGATTGTCATTTAAATTAAAAACGGCTGTGGTCGAATTATGGAAGCAATGGAATGACTACGAACAGAACTATGTTCGATTACCAAATGTCATCACGACTCGCGAAAGAAAATTGGCTAAGTTATTGGAGGAAGACAACGCACGCCGGTTTCATGAAAGTAACGCAAATAAAAAGCTGAACCAAGCGAGCGATATGTTGTTCTTATTAGCTAATTTGGATAGTCGTTTAGCCGCGCATCGCGAAGGGTTTACTAAAGTAAATAAAATGGCTGAATCAATAGCGGTATTCAATTCGTCCCCGCTGCCGGACGGGCAACGAGGATCGGAACGTAGGAGTGATCCGATTTCTGAAAGCAAACTTGCCATGGATCAAGTTACTTCATTGTTCGGAGCGTTAGCAGATGGATTAGAGGGAATGCGTGATCGAACGTATCGAAATGAGTATGCCTTTTTATATTTTACGAGTTACGATCCGACAAAGCTGCAATCTATGTTCCAATCGGGCCAGCCAGCAGATGATCTTATTCAATCGCTAAGTATACATAATCAGGAGCTCGAATACATTTTGTACGGCCAAAACGGCCCGATAGGCAACATTTGTGCTGCCTATAGCGAAATATTTTTAGTTCGGCTTGCTATTCGTACTATGGAGGGGTTGGTTGAATACAGGAGCCTTGTTCATCCGTTAGTTATTTTGGCAGCAGCCGTTGCTCACGGCTTGGAACAAGCAATTCAAGATATGATCTTGCTCGTCACCCAAAATGAAGTACCTTTATCTGAGTTTATCCCTGCTGTCACACTTAGCTACAGCGATCATTTACGTTTGTTTATGATGCTGCATGGCAAGCGGGAAGCGATGATGAATCGTATGTTAGGGCTTATTCAATACAACACCGGAGTTGACCCAACAACGAGGGGAACTTATGGGGAAGTGGATCTTCAAATGAGTGCACCGGTATGGTTTTTGCCTGGTTTAATGAAGTGGTTGGGGCATGCGGGATTATGGGACGGTGAATTCAGTGATGGTCGATACCGAGTATCGCGGAAATCGGTGTTTTCGTATTAG
- a CDS encoding A24 family peptidase: MSWAAGACGVLLIAAFVTDVRSRVIPNRLTITACCAALLFHLVTAGLDGLLHSVVGLSCGFIILLLLFVCRAVGAGDVKLFAAIGAWMGAAVTWHIFMYAIIYGGLIAAFILLFGRTGRLQRLMLTFKQAIWLRTWTPLKEEAHNQATFPFMWAVLPGAVTAVYTGGIV, translated from the coding sequence ATGAGCTGGGCCGCAGGAGCATGCGGTGTGCTATTAATAGCTGCATTTGTGACCGATGTACGGTCACGAGTTATCCCAAATCGGCTTACAATAACGGCTTGTTGTGCAGCATTGCTGTTTCATCTTGTCACCGCCGGATTAGATGGCTTGTTACATAGTGTTGTAGGACTTAGTTGCGGATTTATTATTTTGTTGTTGCTATTTGTTTGTAGAGCGGTAGGTGCAGGTGATGTCAAGCTGTTCGCTGCAATTGGAGCTTGGATGGGCGCAGCAGTTACGTGGCATATTTTTATGTACGCCATTATTTATGGCGGTCTTATCGCCGCTTTTATTTTGTTATTTGGCCGTACAGGTCGCTTGCAGCGCCTTATGCTTACCTTCAAGCAAGCCATTTGGCTGCGTACATGGACACCGCTAAAGGAGGAAGCGCACAATCAGGCTACATTTCCGTTTATGTGGGCCGTACTTCCTGGAGCCGTGACAGCGGTCTATACAGGAGGAATCGTATAA
- a CDS encoding type II secretion system F family protein: MLIWLWWFGVGACVAVFGLIHMKGSKRYKELVYSAAIELKWASWLPAGLLVLERYQDEADQHPMLATLRQAVMQLYGPARAHGMFRIVLAEMVLYAYGGIGFGLLLPALTDGSAVNFLAGSLVGLILPLARVRDLLNKAERRRQEVQLELPELLSKLTLLVQAGETVQKALTTCVDRKKHETKHSLYAELTKMLQDVSNGYSFPQAFEQFAKRCAMQEVSMFATTILINQRRGGATFVLAMEELGRQLWDRRKAVARKRGEEASTKLVFPMMLMFIVVLAVVGAPALLMMR, from the coding sequence AGGGGCGTGCGTGGCGGTGTTTGGCTTAATACATATGAAAGGGAGCAAACGATATAAGGAACTTGTCTATAGTGCAGCAATCGAACTGAAATGGGCGAGCTGGCTGCCAGCAGGCTTGCTCGTGCTGGAGCGATATCAGGATGAGGCTGATCAGCATCCGATGTTAGCGACGCTGCGGCAAGCTGTGATGCAGCTCTACGGTCCTGCTCGTGCGCACGGCATGTTCCGCATCGTCTTGGCGGAAATGGTGCTGTACGCGTACGGAGGAATCGGTTTTGGGCTGCTGCTGCCTGCTCTGACGGATGGAAGTGCTGTTAACTTTTTGGCCGGCAGCCTTGTAGGGCTTATCTTACCGCTTGCCAGAGTACGAGATTTATTGAACAAGGCTGAGCGCAGACGGCAAGAAGTGCAATTGGAGCTGCCGGAACTGTTAAGTAAACTTACGCTGCTTGTTCAAGCGGGAGAAACGGTGCAGAAAGCGCTGACGACGTGCGTCGATCGTAAAAAACACGAAACGAAACATTCTTTATACGCCGAGTTGACTAAGATGCTGCAAGACGTTAGTAACGGATACTCGTTTCCGCAAGCATTTGAGCAATTTGCGAAGCGCTGTGCGATGCAGGAAGTATCGATGTTTGCTACGACTATTTTAATTAATCAACGGCGTGGTGGAGCAACGTTCGTACTTGCAATGGAGGAGCTTGGTCGGCAGTTATGGGACAGGCGTAAGGCAGTTGCGCGCAAACGGGGAGAAGAAGCTTCAACAAAGCTCGTATTTCCGATGATGCTAATGTTTATCGTCGTGCTGGCGGTTGTGGGCGCCCCTGCATTATTAATGATGCGATAG
- a CDS encoding TIGR01777 family oxidoreductase, with protein MICGGTGLVGKALSRTWLQQGHDIIVVSRSGSKLSAEDTHPRLTTVRWSELTRRTDEYTDIDVVVNLAGESISQRWTDIAKNRIMSSRILPAKRLAEWANSINRPVPLYISASGISVYGPSTTGTFDETSLPIGDDFLSDVVHKWEAVAHAVPATRRVILRLAPVLANEGGAFPRMRLPYKLGVGGRLGNGEQPFSWIHIQDLISLIDFIVQDHTIEGIVNASAPEAVTNDTFGRTISKVYNRPHWMPVPAFVFHILFGEMSTLLLHGQRVYPAKMLEHGFTFHYGTVERALHALKEDELNTNM; from the coding sequence ATGATTTGCGGCGGAACTGGCCTTGTTGGCAAAGCATTAAGCAGAACATGGTTGCAGCAGGGGCATGACATCATTGTCGTGTCCCGATCTGGCTCCAAACTTAGCGCTGAGGATACTCATCCGCGCTTAACTACTGTGCGCTGGTCAGAATTGACGCGCCGTACAGATGAGTACACAGACATTGACGTTGTCGTCAATTTAGCTGGTGAGTCCATTAGCCAGCGTTGGACAGACATCGCCAAAAATCGTATTATGTCTTCGCGCATTTTACCTGCAAAGCGCCTTGCTGAGTGGGCCAACAGTATCAACCGCCCTGTGCCTCTTTATATAAGCGCATCAGGCATCTCGGTATACGGCCCTTCTACTACAGGTACGTTTGACGAAACGAGCCTACCGATAGGCGACGATTTTCTGTCGGACGTCGTCCACAAATGGGAAGCAGTTGCACACGCGGTACCTGCAACACGCCGTGTAATTCTTCGCCTAGCACCTGTGCTCGCAAATGAAGGCGGAGCTTTTCCACGTATGCGCCTTCCTTATAAGTTAGGTGTCGGTGGCCGTCTCGGAAACGGGGAACAACCTTTTTCATGGATTCATATACAAGACTTAATCTCACTAATTGACTTTATCGTCCAAGATCATACGATCGAGGGCATCGTTAACGCCAGCGCTCCCGAAGCCGTCACAAACGATACATTTGGCCGAACGATATCCAAAGTGTATAACCGCCCGCATTGGATGCCCGTTCCTGCTTTTGTATTTCATATCTTATTCGGTGAAATGTCGACTTTGCTCTTGCACGGTCAACGCGTATATCCAGCTAAAATGCTGGAGCATGGATTCACGTTCCACTATGGTACGGTAGAACGCGCTTTACATGCATTGAAAGAAGATGAACTCAACACGAATATGTAA
- a CDS encoding DUF6382 domain-containing protein, whose product MYGFRADFLYEGKAIMALTRDGSFHADDLDNHQVNMLKHNRIPHLLPMDIRIVDYDVRLLYDISGKKMLHHMLKGATLTSVQFYEWMLQLVRILEDCQAYFLHPNHMLLHEQYVFVSQESPGAELYVTYVPTTEGLHPRAGMEGLRRMGTLMSLSVSRWEGNGFQRLNQLLCDEISSLSDVRCLLQTLIVEPVSSSVPVGEASYSSYSSHSNHSSYSSNSPENKGHHVIGMNVVPVRDEFKHGYAKKADSHFNELAFGSKFEKTEKFGSYYEVPVQEPVQESTQESVRAPAPVAPVASKRLSESESKSESKHSLSQSPAICAAVLVLICAIGWKFGYLDRPSSTSLMFSSIWSILAVFAGWGWMTNGWEKWRGNATNSTDINVAERQAHYARTRASSSDKSSDKPLVKESEFQGAFSDIEREQRDGELYRPWQSEATHLVDSNRYYESLQRQTTVLGNHSTDSTTVLDEATFPMHTQSLSGQQPIVRQPYLIRDSDQSLPSEANSREIPIRLDCSPFVIGRAEQGVNYRDERSGVSKMHCEFELTSEGGCFVRDLGSKNGMDIQGEQLIPYKSYELKHGDSFKIAGNSYHYREH is encoded by the coding sequence GTGTATGGCTTTCGGGCTGATTTTTTATACGAGGGCAAGGCCATTATGGCGCTAACTCGGGACGGTTCGTTTCATGCTGATGATCTGGATAATCATCAAGTTAACATGCTTAAACATAACCGAATACCCCATTTGCTGCCGATGGACATCAGAATTGTCGATTATGACGTTAGGCTTCTGTATGATATTAGCGGTAAAAAAATGCTGCACCATATGCTTAAGGGAGCTACTTTAACGAGTGTGCAATTTTATGAATGGATGCTCCAACTTGTACGAATCTTAGAAGATTGCCAAGCTTATTTTTTGCATCCTAATCATATGCTTTTGCATGAGCAGTATGTTTTTGTGAGCCAAGAAAGCCCGGGAGCAGAGCTTTATGTAACTTATGTTCCTACAACGGAGGGGCTTCACCCGAGGGCTGGAATGGAAGGTTTACGTAGGATGGGTACATTAATGTCTTTAAGTGTTAGTCGTTGGGAAGGCAACGGTTTTCAGCGTTTGAATCAACTGTTATGTGATGAAATAAGCTCTTTATCGGATGTGCGTTGTTTGTTGCAAACGCTCATTGTGGAGCCTGTTTCAAGCTCGGTGCCGGTAGGGGAAGCGAGCTATTCAAGTTACTCGAGTCATTCAAATCATTCGAGTTACAGTTCGAATTCGCCTGAAAATAAGGGGCACCATGTAATCGGAATGAATGTTGTACCCGTACGTGATGAGTTTAAACACGGTTATGCTAAGAAAGCAGATAGTCATTTTAATGAATTAGCGTTTGGTAGTAAATTCGAAAAAACAGAAAAGTTCGGCAGCTATTATGAAGTTCCAGTACAAGAACCAGTACAAGAATCAACACAAGAATCAGTACGAGCACCAGCACCAGTAGCACCGGTAGCATCAAAGCGACTATCAGAATCAGAATCGAAATCAGAATCCAAGCACAGCCTAAGTCAAAGTCCCGCTATTTGTGCGGCTGTATTGGTGCTAATATGTGCTATTGGCTGGAAATTCGGCTATTTGGATCGACCCTCTTCAACATCTTTAATGTTTAGTAGCATTTGGAGTATTCTTGCCGTCTTTGCAGGTTGGGGTTGGATGACAAATGGATGGGAAAAATGGAGAGGGAACGCAACGAACTCAACTGATATTAATGTAGCGGAACGACAAGCTCATTATGCTCGGACAAGGGCGTCTTCATCAGATAAATCCTCGGACAAACCACTGGTCAAGGAGTCGGAGTTTCAAGGCGCTTTCAGTGATATTGAACGGGAGCAAAGGGATGGTGAGCTATATCGGCCATGGCAGTCGGAAGCGACACATTTGGTCGATTCAAACCGATATTATGAGTCTTTGCAAAGGCAGACGACCGTATTAGGTAATCATTCTACGGATTCGACAACTGTGCTAGATGAAGCGACGTTTCCAATGCATACACAGTCTTTGAGCGGGCAGCAGCCTATCGTTCGGCAGCCTTATCTTATAAGGGATTCGGATCAGAGTTTGCCGTCTGAAGCGAATAGTAGGGAAATACCTATCAGGCTTGATTGTTCTCCGTTTGTTATAGGCAGGGCAGAGCAAGGTGTGAACTATCGAGACGAGCGATCGGGTGTGTCCAAAATGCACTGCGAATTCGAGCTTACTTCAGAAGGAGGCTGCTTCGTTCGTGATCTTGGCTCCAAAAACGGAATGGACATTCAGGGAGAGCAACTTATACCGTATAAATCCTATGAATTAAAGCACGGAGATAGCTTTAAAATAGCGGGAAACAGCTATCATTATCGTGAGCATTAA
- a CDS encoding TadE family protein: MIKSWKLWQLWRQEKGSMTLEAAMVFPIVFLCTVMMLFLAVLIFQSVLTAHAAVLASERGAAFWDNSHRDGKSGVYNMGQHDDLYWRLLDDKLLDRVFSGLWSNQAYKVTVPAGNSRGGLPEQKLARAAAYVPNAISGELSYGNSGLERTVTAKFSKPVKSVALARFTGQSIPVEGEAVSAVVDPVEFIRTVELVRYVHMKMQAWAGSGFTVGQAVQLLRGSAAR, encoded by the coding sequence ATGATAAAAAGTTGGAAACTTTGGCAGCTGTGGCGGCAGGAAAAGGGTTCAATGACGCTGGAAGCGGCAATGGTATTTCCGATCGTGTTTTTATGTACGGTAATGATGCTCTTTTTAGCTGTACTTATTTTTCAAAGTGTCTTAACGGCTCATGCTGCGGTGCTTGCTTCAGAACGTGGTGCTGCATTTTGGGATAATAGTCATCGCGATGGAAAAAGTGGTGTGTACAACATGGGACAGCATGACGATCTGTATTGGCGGTTGTTGGATGACAAACTGCTAGATCGCGTATTTTCTGGATTGTGGTCAAATCAGGCTTACAAAGTGACTGTGCCAGCTGGAAATAGTCGCGGTGGATTACCAGAACAGAAGTTGGCACGCGCAGCAGCATATGTACCAAATGCGATAAGTGGGGAATTGTCATACGGAAATTCAGGCTTGGAACGTACCGTCACGGCAAAGTTTAGTAAGCCTGTCAAAAGTGTGGCACTCGCGCGCTTCACGGGGCAATCGATCCCTGTTGAAGGTGAAGCGGTATCTGCTGTAGTCGACCCTGTTGAATTTATCCGAACAGTGGAATTAGTGCGATATGTACATATGAAAATGCAAGCTTGGGCTGGTAGTGGCTTTACCGTCGGGCAAGCGGTGCAATTGCTTAGGGGTTCAGCGGCTAGATAA
- a CDS encoding TadE/TadG family type IV pilus assembly protein, producing MNSVMVDTEYRGNRCFRIRVQSLRSRRGSIVVEAALLLPMVLILFLFFVYLIKAAVIVTSLQAAATNAVKQVAAHMYPVQLATANIPPILDQGPWGRLLQRPPAMMIRMAAREMGQALGAGLPPPISEWVQGGTKWAEQTAQAAGEQGQALVGEATFKPLLSRYGIQGVLHMSKIRVTHLKLPDLQEKLEPFIALEVEYDLPMRVPLLMSKLTLSVRATERVWIGDGPPPNMGDTSKSKPNDKPAPQISTLSPDPLKPGQRATLTAKAAPNERVQLVVFYKSGQSEAKHIGWATAGPDGTVTWDWHVSGNTTAGTWRLVVRTEDGRAAERMFNVKKESKTGAS from the coding sequence GTGAATTCAGTGATGGTCGATACCGAGTATCGCGGAAATCGGTGTTTTCGTATTAGAGTCCAGTCGTTGCGCTCTAGACGGGGAAGCATCGTTGTAGAGGCTGCTTTATTGCTACCGATGGTACTCATTTTGTTTTTATTTTTTGTGTATTTAATTAAGGCGGCTGTTATTGTGACTTCGTTGCAAGCCGCCGCCACAAATGCGGTCAAGCAAGTTGCCGCTCATATGTACCCCGTTCAGCTGGCTACAGCTAACATCCCGCCGATATTGGATCAAGGCCCATGGGGGCGACTGTTACAGCGTCCACCTGCAATGATGATACGTATGGCAGCACGCGAAATGGGTCAGGCCTTGGGAGCGGGACTACCTCCTCCTATTAGTGAATGGGTGCAAGGCGGAACGAAATGGGCCGAGCAAACAGCTCAAGCTGCGGGTGAACAAGGGCAAGCACTTGTAGGGGAAGCGACGTTTAAACCGCTACTGTCGCGCTACGGTATTCAAGGGGTACTCCACATGAGCAAAATACGTGTAACCCACTTAAAATTGCCTGATCTGCAAGAGAAGCTGGAGCCGTTTATCGCACTCGAAGTAGAGTATGACTTGCCTATGAGAGTGCCTTTGTTGATGAGCAAGTTGACTTTGTCGGTCAGGGCAACGGAGCGGGTGTGGATCGGAGACGGGCCGCCTCCTAACATGGGTGATACGAGTAAATCTAAGCCAAATGATAAACCAGCACCTCAAATTTCTACGTTGTCGCCTGATCCGCTAAAACCAGGACAACGAGCAACTTTGACTGCGAAAGCGGCTCCTAACGAGAGGGTGCAACTAGTTGTGTTCTACAAAAGTGGGCAAAGTGAAGCGAAACATATCGGCTGGGCAACGGCTGGGCCAGATGGCACTGTGACGTGGGACTGGCATGTGTCTGGAAACACGACAGCAGGCACGTGGCGCTTAGTCGTTCGTACGGAGGATGGGCGCGCTGCTGAACGGATGTTCAATGTGAAAAAAGAATCAAAGACGGGCGCATCGTAA
- a CDS encoding DUF2621 domain-containing protein, producing MLQSITIFPLATSQPATWFMNTIAFWTFIMIGSMAIGGYFMFRKFLKVLPKQDGKSKLDWQNYWVERSRPLWTDESKAFLNVLVEPVPNAFRDIAKHTIAARIGQVAIESGATEVTRDHCLQGYILATPKRDYRSLIRFLNKNNIDYSPYKHMLNK from the coding sequence ATGCTTCAATCAATCACAATATTTCCTTTGGCAACGAGTCAACCCGCAACTTGGTTTATGAACACAATCGCGTTCTGGACCTTTATCATGATTGGCTCGATGGCTATTGGCGGCTATTTTATGTTCCGTAAGTTTTTGAAGGTATTACCTAAACAAGACGGAAAATCAAAGCTCGACTGGCAAAATTATTGGGTCGAGCGCAGTCGGCCACTGTGGACAGATGAGTCAAAAGCATTTCTTAATGTACTTGTTGAGCCTGTTCCGAATGCGTTCCGCGATATTGCGAAACATACGATTGCGGCAAGAATTGGGCAGGTAGCCATTGAAAGTGGCGCAACCGAAGTAACGCGCGATCACTGCTTGCAAGGCTATATTTTGGCTACACCAAAGCGAGATTACCGCAGCTTGATCCGATTTCTTAACAAGAACAACATCGACTACTCACCGTACAAACACATGCTAAACAAATAA